Proteins from one Camelina sativa cultivar DH55 chromosome 8, Cs, whole genome shotgun sequence genomic window:
- the LOC104705434 gene encoding NADP-dependent malic enzyme 2 isoform X2, with the protein MGSTPAELPCEDVADNRSGVGGGISDVYGEDSATLDQLVTPWVTSVASGYSLMRDPRYNKGLAFTDKERDAHYLTGLLPPVVLSQDVQERKLMHNLRQYTVPLQRYTALMDLQERNERLFYKLLIDNVEELLPVVYTPTVGEACQKYGSIFRKPQGLYISLKEKGKILEVLKNWPQRGIQVIVVTDGERILGLGDLGCQGMGIPVGKLSLYTALGGIRPSACLPITIDVGTNNEKLLNDEFYIGLKQRRATGQEYADFLNEFMCAVKQNYGEKVLVQFEDFANHNAFDLLSKYSSSHLVFNDDIQGTASVVLAGLIAAQKVLGKTLADHTFLFLGAGEAGTGIAELIALKISKETGAPIDETRKKIWLVDSKGLIVSSRKESLQHFKQPWAHEHEPVKNLIGAVNAIKPTVLIGTSGVGQTFTKEVVEAMATNNEKPLILALSNPTSQAECTAEQAYTWTKGRAIFGSGSPFDPVEYNGKTYLPGQANNCYIFPGLGLGLIMSGAIRVRDDMLLAASEALAAQVTEEHFANGLIYPPFSNIRQISANIAASVAAKTYDLGLASNLPRAKDLVKFAESSMYSPVYRNYR; encoded by the exons atgggaagTACTCCGGCTGAGTTACCCTGTGAGGATGTCGCCGATAACAGATCCGGCGTCGGCGGTGGTATCTCTGACGTCTACGGTGAGGATTCCGCCACCTTGGATCAGCTCGTCACTCCTTGGGTTACCTCCGTCGCTAG TGGTTACTCGTTGATGCGTGATCCGCGTTACAACAAGGGACTTGCATTTACTGATAAAGAAAGAGATGCTCATTACTTAACTGGTCTTCTTCCCCCTGTGGTTTTGAGTCAGGATGTTCAG GAGAGAAAGCTTATGCACAATCTCCGCCAGTACACTGTTCCTCTACAGCGTTACACGGCCCTGATGGATCTTCAG GAAAGGAACGAGAGGTTGTTCTATAAGCTTCTGATTGATAATGTTGAGGAGTTGCTTCCAGTTGTGTACACACCAACAGTTGGTGAGGCTTGCCAGAAGTATGGAAGCATTTTCAGGAAGCCACAGGGTCTCTACATAAGTTTGAAAGAGAA GGGCAAGATTCTTGAAGTGTTGAAGAACTGGCCCCAGAGAGGGATCCAAGTTATCGTTGTTACTGATGGTGAGCGCATTCTCGGTCTAGGAGATCTTGGTTGCCAG GGAATGGGAattccagttgggaaactttctCTTTACACCGCTTTGGGAGGAATCCGTCCATCAGCT TGTCTTCCAATCACCATTGATGTGGGTACAAACAATGAGAAGTTGCTGAATGATGAATTCTACATCGGCCTTAAACAACGAAGGGCAACTGGCCAG GAGTATGCAGATTTTCTGAACGAGTTCATGTGCGCTGTCAAGCAGAATTATGGAGAGAAAGTGTTGGTACAG ttTGAAGATTTTGCAAACCACAATGCATTTGACCTTTTGTCTAAGTACAGCTCTAGCCATCTTGTCTTCAATGACGATATCCAG GGTACTGCATCAGTGGTGCTTGCTGGGCTTATTGCCGCTCAGAAGGTGCTTGGTAAAACCCTGGCTGACCATACCTTCTTGTTCTTGGGTGCCGGAGAG GCTGGAACCGGTATCGCTGAGCTAATTGCTCTCAAGATTTCAAAAGAG ACTGGAGCTCCCATCGATGAGACCCGTAAGAAGATTTGGCTCGTGGACTCCAAG GGACTGATTGTTAGCTCGCGCAAAGAATCTCTTCAGCACTTCAAGCAGCCATGGGCGCATGAGCACGAACCTGTCAAGAACCTCATTGGTGCTGTCAAT GCAATCAAGCCAACTGTTCTCATTGGAACATCCGGTGTGGGTCAAACTTTCACAAAGGAAGTTGTCGAGGCCATGGCTACAAACAACGAg AAACCGTTGATTCTTGCTCTTTCAAACCCTACTTCTCAAGCTGAGTGTACCGCAGAACAGGCTTACACATGGACCAAG GGTCGTGCAATCTTTGGAAGTGGAAGCCCATTTGATCCTGTTGAGTACAATGGCAAAACTTACTTGCCTGGCCAG GCAAACAATTGCTACATTTTCCCGGGTTTGGGTCTTGGTTTGATCATGTCTGGTGCTATCCGTGTCCGTGATGACATGCTCCTCGCAGCTT CTGAAGCATTGGCAGCACAAGTCACAGAAGAGCACTTCGCCAACGGTCTAATCTACCCGCCATTCTCAAACATCAGACAGATCTCAGCTAACATTGCAGCCAGTGTCGCCGCCAAAACTTATGACCTCG GATTGGCGTCGAACCTCCCACGTGCGAAGGATCTGGTGAAGTTTGCAGAGAGCAGCATGTACAGCCCTGTCTACAGAAACTAccgttaa
- the LOC104705435 gene encoding UPF0664 stress-induced protein C29B12.11c codes for MALNPQLLPNGMPVPFVNEMFVLVRDGVEFEVDKIPGGHGGHVKSKGVIYLSNIRMVFVASKPVENFVAFDMPLLYVHAEKFNQPIFHCNNIAGQVEPVVPENEHRALYSTHSFKILFKEGGCGTFVPLFLNLISSVRQYNRQMQQAAEAAAAAPRVDPLQAAQTPVEQMMRHAYVDPNDPTRIYLQQPSGESQLRRRAYHSGAAEH; via the exons ATGGCGCTTAACCCTCAATTGCTACCCAATGGGATGCCTGTTCCCTTTGTTAATGAAATGTTCGTTCTAGTCAGAGATGGTGTTGAGTTTGAAGTCGACAAGATCCCTGG AGGGCATGGAGGTCATGTTAAGTCTAAGGGAGTGATTTACTTGTCTAATATACGGATGGTCTTTGTTGCAAGCAAGCCTGTTGAGAACTTCGTTGCTTTTGACATGCCCCTG CTTTACGTTCATGCTGAGAAATTCAATCAGCCAATATTTCACTGCAACAATATTGCTGGACAAGTGGAGCCT GTGGTGCCAGAAAACGAACATAGAGCTCTATACTCAACGCACAGTTTCAAGATCCTGTTTAAGGAAGGTGGTTGCGGGACGTTTGTTCCTCTCTTTCTGAATCTCATATCATCAGTGAGGCAATACAATCGACAAATGCAACAAGCAGCAGAAGCAGCGGCGGCAGCTCCACGAGTTGATCCTCTTCAAGCCGCTCAGACCCCTGTGGAACAAATGATGAGACATGC GTACGTGGACCCTAATGATCCAACGAGGATATATTTGCAGCAGCCATCAGGGGAATCTCAGTTGAGGCGGAGAGCTTACCATTCCGGTGCAGCGGAACATTGA
- the LOC104705434 gene encoding NADP-dependent malic enzyme 2 isoform X1, with translation MGSTPAELPCEDVADNRSGVGGGISDVYGEDSATLDQLVTPWVTSVASGYSLMRDPRYNKGLAFTDKERDAHYLTGLLPPVVLSQDVQERKLMHNLRQYTVPLQRYTALMDLQERNERLFYKLLIDNVEELLPVVYTPTVGEACQKYGSIFRKPQGLYISLKEKGKILEVLKNWPQRGIQVIVVTDGERILGLGDLGCQGMGIPVGKLSLYTALGGIRPSACLPITIDVGTNNEKLLNDEFYIGLKQRRATGQEYADFLNEFMCAVKQNYGEKVLVQFEDFANHNAFDLLSKYSSSHLVFNDDIQGTASVVLAGLIAAQKVLGKTLADHTFLFLGAGEAGTGIAELIALKISKETGAPIDETRKKIWLVDSKGLIVSSRKESLQHFKQPWAHEHEPVKNLIGAVNAIKPTVLIGTSGVGQTFTKEVVEAMATNNEKPLILALSNPTSQAECTAEQAYTWTKGRAIFGSGSPFDPVEYNGKTYLPGQANNCYIFPGLGLGLIMSGAIRVRDDMLLAASEALAAQVTEEHFANGLIYPPFSNIRQISANIAASVAAKTYDLVGLASNLPRAKDLVKFAESSMYSPVYRNYR, from the exons atgggaagTACTCCGGCTGAGTTACCCTGTGAGGATGTCGCCGATAACAGATCCGGCGTCGGCGGTGGTATCTCTGACGTCTACGGTGAGGATTCCGCCACCTTGGATCAGCTCGTCACTCCTTGGGTTACCTCCGTCGCTAG TGGTTACTCGTTGATGCGTGATCCGCGTTACAACAAGGGACTTGCATTTACTGATAAAGAAAGAGATGCTCATTACTTAACTGGTCTTCTTCCCCCTGTGGTTTTGAGTCAGGATGTTCAG GAGAGAAAGCTTATGCACAATCTCCGCCAGTACACTGTTCCTCTACAGCGTTACACGGCCCTGATGGATCTTCAG GAAAGGAACGAGAGGTTGTTCTATAAGCTTCTGATTGATAATGTTGAGGAGTTGCTTCCAGTTGTGTACACACCAACAGTTGGTGAGGCTTGCCAGAAGTATGGAAGCATTTTCAGGAAGCCACAGGGTCTCTACATAAGTTTGAAAGAGAA GGGCAAGATTCTTGAAGTGTTGAAGAACTGGCCCCAGAGAGGGATCCAAGTTATCGTTGTTACTGATGGTGAGCGCATTCTCGGTCTAGGAGATCTTGGTTGCCAG GGAATGGGAattccagttgggaaactttctCTTTACACCGCTTTGGGAGGAATCCGTCCATCAGCT TGTCTTCCAATCACCATTGATGTGGGTACAAACAATGAGAAGTTGCTGAATGATGAATTCTACATCGGCCTTAAACAACGAAGGGCAACTGGCCAG GAGTATGCAGATTTTCTGAACGAGTTCATGTGCGCTGTCAAGCAGAATTATGGAGAGAAAGTGTTGGTACAG ttTGAAGATTTTGCAAACCACAATGCATTTGACCTTTTGTCTAAGTACAGCTCTAGCCATCTTGTCTTCAATGACGATATCCAG GGTACTGCATCAGTGGTGCTTGCTGGGCTTATTGCCGCTCAGAAGGTGCTTGGTAAAACCCTGGCTGACCATACCTTCTTGTTCTTGGGTGCCGGAGAG GCTGGAACCGGTATCGCTGAGCTAATTGCTCTCAAGATTTCAAAAGAG ACTGGAGCTCCCATCGATGAGACCCGTAAGAAGATTTGGCTCGTGGACTCCAAG GGACTGATTGTTAGCTCGCGCAAAGAATCTCTTCAGCACTTCAAGCAGCCATGGGCGCATGAGCACGAACCTGTCAAGAACCTCATTGGTGCTGTCAAT GCAATCAAGCCAACTGTTCTCATTGGAACATCCGGTGTGGGTCAAACTTTCACAAAGGAAGTTGTCGAGGCCATGGCTACAAACAACGAg AAACCGTTGATTCTTGCTCTTTCAAACCCTACTTCTCAAGCTGAGTGTACCGCAGAACAGGCTTACACATGGACCAAG GGTCGTGCAATCTTTGGAAGTGGAAGCCCATTTGATCCTGTTGAGTACAATGGCAAAACTTACTTGCCTGGCCAG GCAAACAATTGCTACATTTTCCCGGGTTTGGGTCTTGGTTTGATCATGTCTGGTGCTATCCGTGTCCGTGATGACATGCTCCTCGCAGCTT CTGAAGCATTGGCAGCACAAGTCACAGAAGAGCACTTCGCCAACGGTCTAATCTACCCGCCATTCTCAAACATCAGACAGATCTCAGCTAACATTGCAGCCAGTGTCGCCGCCAAAACTTATGACCTCG TAGGATTGGCGTCGAACCTCCCACGTGCGAAGGATCTGGTGAAGTTTGCAGAGAGCAGCATGTACAGCCCTGTCTACAGAAACTAccgttaa
- the LOC104705436 gene encoding mitochondrial import inner membrane translocase subunit TIM17-3-like has translation METHKESRDHHGLYRVVNDVGSAFGMGAVGGSVYHFVKGAYNSPMGARLVGGAQAVNMNAPRLAGSFAAFGGLFSAFDCTLVYIRKKEDPWNSIIAGAATGGFLSMRQGIVAASRSAVMGGVLLALIKGPALMNK, from the coding sequence ATGGAAACCCATAAGGAATCTCGGGATCATCATGGCCTTTATCGTGTAGTCAATGATGTCGGTTCTGCATTTGGAATGGGAGCTGTTGGAGGTTCTGTATATCATTTCGTAAAAGGGGCATACAATTCCCCAATGGGAGCTCGTTTGGTCGGAGGAGCACAAGCAGTCAACATGAATGCTCCTCGTCTGGCAGGCAGTTTTGCTGCATTTGGTGGCTTGTTCTCTGCATTTGACTGCACACTGGTGTACATCAGGAAGAAGGAAGATCCATGGAACTCCATCATAGCAGGTGCTGCTACAGGAGGGTTTCTTTCTATGCGGCAAGGGATTGTTGCAGCTTCTAGATCTGCGGTTATGGGAGGGGTTTTGCTTGCTTTGATCAAAGGGCCTGCGTTAATGAACAAGTAG